The genomic interval CTGGATTGGGTGGTCATCAGCGTGGGCCAGAGCGTGGAGCAGTCACTGAGCATCACCCTGAACGTGCAGGAACTGGGCGGCCCCAAGATATGGGTCAAGGCATCCAACGAGGAACACCGCAAGATATTGCAGCGTCTGCGCGTTAACCGAGCCCTTGTGCCCGAAATGGAGGCCGCCGTCATGGCCGCCCACCAGCTTACCTACCCCGGCATGCTGGACCTTATCCCCAAGTATGGCGGCATTGCCATTCAGGAACTGAAGGTGGACGAGTGGCACGGCAAGACCTTGATCGACCTCAACCTGATGCAGAGGTTTAATATTATGGTGCTGGGCATACGCCCTGCGGGGGAACATTCTTTCAACTTTGTGCCCCCGGCCATGACGGTGCTGCAAAAGGGCGATACCATCGTGCTGGCGGGACGGGCCAACTCCATGGGCGATCTGAAGCCCTAGCCACTGTTGTCACGAGCGTTTTTCCTGGTATTTCTGCGTCGCGCTCCGCCTTTTATTCCGGCCGGGTACCGTCAGAGTATGCTCCCTGCATAAAAGGCTCGTTCTCCGTGATGTGAGGGGAAGTTCGTCTCGTGGCGGCACTTTCCGGGCATATCGCCGCTGAAATGCCTTGCCTTTCAGTCTGCCATCCAGCCGAAAAGCACGAAGCGCAAGAGCATCGAGGCCACGTCCCTGTCCGCTGCACAGCGGCATTCTGGCATGCGCACGTGTGGGGTCAGTCTTCTTCGCTTTCGGCCGGGTCAGGCTCGCCCTCACCGGGCAGCGCCCACCAGGGCAAATCGCGCCATGCGTCATTGAGGGCTTTTTCCTGTTCCGGCCAGTGGGGGGAGTATCGGGCAAGCTCGGCCCTGTAGGCCGGGGAATGGTCCATATGGCGCAGGTGGCACAGTTCGTGCCAGCAAAGGTGCTCCAGAAGGGGCAGGGGAAGAAGCGCCGCCCGCCAGTTGAGACTGATGCGCCCGATGGGTTGCCCCTGCTGCCCCGCAAGGCTGTATTCCCGATCAACGGGCAGAAGGCCGACCTGCCTGCCGCCAGTGTTTTCGGCTCTGGCAGTGAACAGGCCGAAAAGCTTTGCGGCCAGTCTTCCGGCCCTGCCTTGCACAGGGAGGGAAGCGTTGTTTGCTGTAGCGTCCTGTGCCTCTTGCCTGCCGTTTCTCTGCGGCTGGCTTTTGCCGCTGGCTGTGCCGTTGACCTTACCCTTACCCTTGCGCGTACGCGCGCAGCTGCCCCAGCGCGAGCGTTGATCCCGCACGCTGATTTTTTCAAGAGCAAAACCTGCCTGCTGGGCAAGAGCTGTCAGATACGCCGGAAGCAGGGCTTCCGCCATATGGCGGCACCACTGGCGCAGGGCCTTGACGCACAGGCTGGCGTCTTCAACCGCGCCGAACAGGCGCAGACAGTCGGAGCTTTGCACCAGCAGCAATCGTTGCGCATCCTTCCGCGCCAGCAGGGAAAAATGGGTTTCGTGATGCCGCGCCGCCGCCAGCCTGCCCGCCGCCATGTCGCCTTCAGTCCGCACCGCAAACGTCAGCCCGGCCAGGGGCAGTTCAATGCTCAAAGGCAGTTGCTGCCGTGGGGCAGTGGCCTTGCGTTTTTTCCAAGCGCGTTCAAGCCATGGCAGGAACTGGGGGAGCGTCTGTTCCAGCAGCGACAGGGGCATGCCTTCAGGAGTGGTGATGGTCAGGTGCCCGTAAGGGCTGAGGGAGAGGCGCGTGCGCCTGGCGCGTGAAGAGACCCTTACCCTGGCTGTAAGATTGGTGCCGTCGGCAAGGCGCATGTGGACGCAGGCGGGCAAGGGCGCGCCTGGTGACCGGAAGCGCCGTGAAGCCGGTTTTTTTTCAGCCATGCGACAAGGCTGCCACAGGTTGGCGCGCCTGTAAACAATGGCCGTCACCGCGCCTTTCGGGCAACTTTTACCAGTATAGAATGGCATATTTTTTGCTGCTTCGGAGGGAGGAGTGGGGTGAAGAGCAATTCTTTCCCAGTGTCCGGCACTGAAGGAGTACTTATGAGTGTGACAAGCACAAGCGCATATGGCGTCAGCGGCCTTTCTGACGTGGATGAAATCTGGAGCACCAAAAGCAGCAGCGCCAAAAGCGCCAGCAGCACCGCGTCTGGGAGCAGTTCCGGCGATACGGTAAGCATCTCCGATACAGCCAAGGCTCTTTTTGCTGAAAAACTGGGCCGGTATACGGCCTCGGCTTCTGATACCGACGAAAAAACCAAAGCGACCGATTCTTCCGGGGTATCCGTTGAAGGTCTGAGCGGCGACGCGGCTGAGGAATCCACTCAGAGTACGGGTGGCGCTGGCGGGGCCTCTGGAGTTGGCGGCGGTTCCGGCGGAACCAATACCGTTGAGAGCATCAAAAAGCAGATTGAATCTCTTAAAAGTCAATTGACCAGTCTTGCCAGTCATGCGACCGGCGGGGTGATGGATGCGGGAATCAATAGTAAAATTAATGCCCTCCAGGCACAAATAGCGGCTCTGGAGGCCCAGCTTGCAGAGGCGCAAGGGGCTGCATAAAGACTTGACAGTAACTGATCTCATTTCTTATAGTCACTTTTGGGGATGGCAATGGCTGTCCCCTTTTATTTGAATACTGCTCCCACACCTTAAATGCATGCTTGGCATGCTCGAGGAGAGGATTATGAAATCATTGAAGGGCAGCCAGACTGAAAAGAACATCCTTACAGCTTTTGCCGGTGAATCCCAGGCGCGCAACCGCTATGACTTCTTTGCCGGTGTGGCCAAAAAAGACGGCTTCGTGCTTGTGGAAGAAATCTTTCTTGAAACCGCTTGTCAGGAAAGGGAACACGCCAAACGTCTGTTCAAGTTTCTTGAGGGCGGCGAAGTAGAAATTCAGGCAGCCTATCCCGCTGGCGTCATCGCCGGCAGCGAAGCCAACCTGCTGGCCTCCGCCCATGGCGAAAATTATGAGCATACCGAGATGTATCCTTCTATGGCCGCCACTGCCGAAAAAGAAGGTTTTGCTGAAGTGGCCTTTGCCATGCGCCACATCGCCGTGGCCGAAGCCTATCATGAAAAGCGTTTTTTGAAGCTGGCCAGCGACATCAAGGAAGGACGCATGTTCCTGCGTTCCAAGCCCACAGTGTGGCGCTGCCTCAACTGCGGCTGTCTTGTGGAAGGGGACCATGCGCCCGAAATGTGCCCCGCATGTGCGCATCCCAAGGCTTACTTTGAAGAACTGAACTACTGCTTCTAAGGAAACGCTGATTTGTTCCCTTTGGCGGACTTGCTTTACTTTTTTTGAACAGTCGAGGACGGAAGAGTCCACTCCCGCTTCAAAAAAAGAACGCGCCTTGCCAAAGGAAATACCAGCGCGTTTCCAGGAGGCTCTCTAATCAGTGCTTCCCCAGGTGTACTGTAAAGTTGAAATTGCCCTGCATCTGCAGGGTCGACCGCCAGGCGTAAGGGCCAAGCGCGGTTTATCCGCGCTGCCCTGCGCCGCAGTGAGCGAGCCGTAGACGCCCTGTGTTGCAGATGAATACTCGCAAGGGTGACGGCTCCAAGACGCATTGACTCAGAAAATGCCTGCGTTCAGACTTTTATTCTTGTACGTCGTTTATGCGTGAGCTATGGTGGTGCCGACTTTTTGACAAAAACGTCGGTCTGCCCCGCACTTGAACCCGCCAGAAGATGAAGCGGGTTCTGTAAGCAGAGCTTGGTAAATCGCCAATGCCGCTAAGGCGAACGGCCGCAGGGTCGTCAAGGCGAACGCCACCTGAAACTGCTTGTCAGCCGCGCTTGCATCTGTTCGCACAGGCCGGGTTTTTGTACAATATACCAGACCGTTACGATCGGTATGGTGCCCCGGCAACCGTGTTCCCCTCTGGGTTCTGCTTTTTGGCTTGCTGAATCTTGACGGTGGATCGCATGCTCCACCAAGAGAAGCGTTACAACGCGTTGCGTACTATTGCGTAATGTGCTGCAATGACATCTTTTTTTGTGCGATTTTCAGGCTTTGAAAACGCCGGGATGTTTTTTATGCAGTGGCCATGGCGACGATCGCGGTGGCGATGTACATAACAAGCCTGTATTTATGTAGTATTAATAAATTTATTAAAAAAAATTATTATAAAATATTATTAGTGATTATAGTAAGTTAACAAAGACTCCTTCACGTTAACAGCCCAGAAGCTATTGCTTTTATATTTCAGCTATTGCTTACTGCGTACAGGCCTTGTGCTTCGGGCCGAATATTGCATGGAGCTGGATGTCGCCGTGATCGGTCGCGCGTTGCCATGATGAAGATGTGCAGATGGCGCGCTGGTCTTTCCGGGCGGAACGTGAAGAGTCGGCAGAGCCTCGTTGCTCTGCGTAAATAAAATCATCTCAAAGCATGCCGTTATGAAGGCAAGCCTCAAGGGCTGTGAATTTCATAATGTGGGCTATTCTGGCCGGCGTGCTGACAGAGCGGAAAAACGCTTGACGGTGCGTCTTTCCAGTTCAGGGAGTGAATCGTGAAGTATTTTATTGCATACCTGTTGTCCTTTGGCCTGCTGTTGCCCGCTGTGGCTTCGGCCGCAGAATCTGCGTATCCGCCGCCGCCAGCGGGGCAGGTCATTACTGTGGAAGACTCCGTTTACGGAGTGTTGCGATCCAACCGTGCCCTGCGTGGCATGCAGGAAAATCGTAGCGTGCTTGAACATGAGACTGACCGAGCCAAGGCTGGCTTTGGTCCGCGAGTCGACGTTACCGGCCGGGCTGGCGGCAGCGTCATGAGCGACTCATCAACCCGCAGCAGAGATCTGGACACGCAGATGTGGGGCCTGGCTGGCGTCAGCGCTCAGCTTGTGCAGCCCATCTGGGATGGTTTTGCCACCAGATCCCGCGTGCGTACCGCAAAATCGACTCTTGAGTCTGTGAAGTTCAGGGTGTTTGACACCGCCACTTCCATGTCGCTTGAAGGCATCATTTCTCATATTGATGTGCTGCGCCGCAGAAAGATCCTGGCGCTGGCAGAATCGAATGTCACGCAGCATAAGGCGCTGGTCAGTCAGGCGCAGGAAAGGGCCAACCTTGGCGCTGATACCGCTGCGGACGTGACGCAGGCCCGTTCACGCCTCCAGCGTGCGCTGTCGAGCCTTTCCGAGTCCAAGGCCGCCTTGCTTGTGGCCGAAGAGCGCTACACACGCCTTACCGGCCTGCCTGCAACCGGCAAGCTGGCTCCCGTGACCATGCCTCCTGAACTGTATCAGGGGCCTGACGCCGTGTTTTCGCAGGCCGAACAGAGCAACCCCAAAGTTGCCGCTTACATGCAGGATATCCGTGCAGCACGCGGCCAGCGTGAACTGGCGGATTCGGCATTTTATCCCACGCTGAATCTTGAAGCCGGTCCCAACTATACGGATCGGGGCGGCGCAAGTGACCGCTGGATATACAGCTTTGACGTCATGGGCGTTGTGCGCTGGAATATTTTCAACAGCGGGGCCGACCTGGCTGAACGCCGTGCCGCCTCGGCGCGTATCCGTCAGAGCCGTCAGGTGATGTATGACTTCATCGACGAACTCAAGCTGGATATCGAAAGCACCTGGACCAACTATCAGGCCGCGCAGGAGCAGTTCTCGCACTATACCAAGGCTGTGGAGTACAGTAAGTATACACGCTCGGCGTATATTGAGCAGTTCCAGATCGGCAAGCGCAGTATTCTGGACGTACTTGATACGGAAAATGAGCTCTTCAACTCTTCCACCCAGGCTGAAACCGCTCGCGGCAACATCCTGGTTGGCGCGTATCGCTTGAGTGCCCTTTCTGGCAATCTGCTGCCGCAGATGTCCATCAATACCGCACCCCTTGGACAGACCCCTCCCAGGGACGCAGCGGACCCCCGCGAAGAATTCGCTCCCGGCTGGTTTGAGTAAGAGGTGTTATGCCCCGACGCAGAAATGCGCCGGGGCATAACAATATCCGCTCAACGCAGGCGTTTTCCCACACGTTACCTCCGCCAATTCGGGTAGCCAAAATGCTTGGCAATCCAGCACCATTATAGTATTTTTCATATGGCGGAAGATCGCCTTATATCATGCGATACGGCCATATGCCCGGCAAACGAGCCTTTGCCGTCGTACGCTCCCGCCTATCTGCAAGGGGTTTCTGCCCCGGCGCTACAGCAATGGAAATGCCATGGAAAATTCCAATATAACAGACCGTTCAGAAAATATCCGTGGTGAGGCGGCATCTGCCGATAAAGGCATGGCCGCAGATGGCGAAGCCACGTCTGTAAAAGCTTCCTCTGTACATGTACACGACGACACGTCCGCGCAGCCGGAACCCGAATCCCTTGTTTCTGCTGGCGCAGCTGCGCCCCGCGGCAATCAGGCCGTCAGCCGGGCCGCAGTGTTGCAGCCTCGTGATCAAGCTGCCGTGTCACAAGCTGCCGTGGCGCAGGGTGCCGCGCCTGCGACGAACCAGCAGCGTGCGCCAGGAGCAGACGGCGCAGCCAAAAGCACTGCCCTGCACGGCGCCATGCCTTTGAAGGCCGGAGGCCGAATAGTGCTTGGCAATGACAGGCAAAAGGCATCACCCGGTGCAGGACGCAAAGGCGCTGCCAGTAAGGGGCAACCGCAGTCTGCCGCCGTGCCCCCGCCACAGGCGCAGCCGTCGGGCGTAATGCCGCCGCTGCAACCGCCTCAGGCACAACAGGCGCAGACGCCACAGCCTTCGCAGCCGTCCGCCGCCGTGCCCCCGCAGCCCCATATTCCACAACAGTCACAGTCGCCGCAACAGTCGCAACCACCGCAGGCCCCGCAGCCTCATGACGTCCTGTCTTCTGCAGCAGGCGCTGACAGCGAACACGCTCCCGTGTCAGGGGCCGAAGCCGCTGCCGCCGAAACCGCTGCCAGGGAGGGCGGCCCCGCCGCTGGTGCGGCCGGTCAACAGGGAACAGACGGTACCCCCGGGGCCTCCAGTCAGGTCGGCAAGGCCGCCCTGGACGCCATAGCCCATGCTGCGCGTCAGGAAGCCGCCATGGGCGGCGGGCAGGGAGAAAAGGAGCGCACCATGGGGCCCCTGCGCCCCTCGGACGTGGATTTTATGCCGGGCCTGTTGCGCAGCCTTGCGGTTTTGCTGCGGTTGCGCGGCAAGGTTGTGAGCCCGCAGTTTCTCATGGCAGGGCTCACGGGCAACAAGGTGACGCCCCAGGCATGCCTGAGGGCGGCGCGCAAGGCGGGGCTCTCTGGGCGCATCGTTTTTCGCCCCGAACTGGATGAAATTCCCAGCCTTGTTTTGCCCTGCATCCTGCTTTTGACGCACGACCGCTCCTGCGTGATGACCTCCATCCGTGACGGCAAGGCAGAAGTTATTTTTCCCGAAACCAGCGAGGCCGCGCAGACCGTCCAGCTTGAAGACCTCAAGCAGGAGTATTCGGGCTATACCCTTTTCGCCGCAGTGGAGGCCGCGCCCGACGACCGGGCAGAGCGGCTGAGCATTGCGCACGGCAAGCGCTGGTTCTGGGACGTGCTGCGCTATTATGCCCCCATTTACCGCCATGTTGCCCTGGCCAGCGTGGTCATCAACCTGATTGCCGTGGGCAGTCCGCTGTTTGTCATGAACGTGTATGACCGCGTGGTGCCCAATAATGCCATAGAAACCCTGTGGGTTCTGGCCATCGGCATTATCATCATCTACATGTTCAACTTTCTGCTTTCCTCATTGCGCACGCACTTTGTCGATGTGGCCGGACGCAATGCGGATATTGTGCTTTCCAGTTCGCTGGTGGAAAAAGTGCTTTCAATGCGTATGGACGCCAAGCCGGAATCCACCGGGGCCTTGGTTAACAATCTTCGTGAATTCGAGCAGTTGCGAGAATTTTTCAGTTCGTCGAGTTTGCTGGCCTGCATTGACTTGCCCTTTCTGGTGATCTTTCTGCTGCTTACCGGCTTTATCGGCGGCCCGTTAGTCTTTTTGCCAATTGCGGCCATGCCGCTCATGCTGGGGCTGGGCCTGCTGCTGCAACAGCGGTCGCGGCGCAGCGCAGAGGCAAGCTACAAGCAGAACATGCAGAAAAATGCCCTGCTGGTGGAAATTGTGGGGGGGCTTGAAACCCTCAAGTCCTGCATGGCCGAAAGCCGTATGCAGAAACTCTGGGAATCCGTGGTGGGCCTTTCAGCCCAGTCCAACAGTGAAGCGCGCAAGTATAACAACCTGGCGGTCACGGTATCCATGCTCATCACCCAACTGGTGACAGTGGCCATGATCGTGTGGGGCGTTTACCGCATATCTGAAGGACTCATGACCATGGGTGCGCTCATTGGCTGCAATATTCTGGTGGGCCGCACCATGGCCCCTCTGTTGCAGATGGCCTCACTGCTCACGCGGCTGCAAAATTCGCACGTGACGCTCAAGGCCCTGGACATGCTCATGCTGCTGCCTTCTGAAAACCAGGTTGAAAAAACCTGCATGGATTTTGGCATGCTGCGGCCTTCCTTCACAATGGAAAGCGTGTCTTTTGCCTATCCGCACCAGGAAAGGCTGGCACTTGAGCGCGTGTCCCTGCGTATTGAGCCGGGTGAGCGCGTGGGCATCATTGGCCCCATGGGGTCGGGAAAAAGCACGCTGTCAAAACTGCTCATCGGTCTTTACCAGCCCAAGGAAGGGGCCGTGAAGTTCGGGGATGTGGACATTCGTCAGATCCCCAGCACCGACCTGCGGGGCCGCATAGGGGTTCTGCCGCAGGACGTGGTGCTGTTTTACGGCAGTATTCGCGACAATATCGCTCTGGGGGATCCCACCATCAACGATCACCTGATTTTGCGGGCAGCGGCCCTGGCGGGCGTGACGGACTTTTTGCGCAACAATCCTGCGGGTTTTGCCGCGCAGGTGGGCGAGCAGGGCAGGGCCCTTTCCGGCGGACAGCGTCAGGCCGTGGCTCTGGCCCGTGCTCTGGTGCGTGACCCTGAAGTGCTGCTTCTGGATGAACCGACCAGCAATATGGATACGGATTCTGAACTCATGCTGCAAAAGCGTCTGTTCTCGGTAATGCAGGACCGCACTGTGGTGCTTGTGACGCACCGCCTGTCCATGCTCCGGATTGTGGAACGCCTGATAGTGATGGAGAACGGCCAGATCAAGATGGATGGGCCGCGTGACGCCGTGTTGCAGAGCCTGCGCGACCGTTCAAAGCAAAACGTCGCGGCGGCACGGCATGAACACGGCGCTGAGGCGCGGCCAGCAGCGGGGAATGCGTAATATGCATCAGAGACCACAAAACACCACTGCGGAAAACATGTCCGCTCCTGTGGGGCAGCCGCAAGCGGGTGGTTCCGTACCCGGCGACGCTCAGGCAAAAGCACCGGCCCAGGCCCCTCCCGCCGCAGGCCCTGCCCCCGCCGCAGCCCCTGTTCCTGGCGCAACCCCCGCCGCAGCCCCTGTTCCTGGCGCGTTGCAGCCGGACTTCAGCGCATTTTTTGGACAGGAAACAAGCTGTGAATTTCTGTCGCCCCTGCCTGGGCAGGGCGCGCCTTTTGTCACGCCGGCGGCGTTCACACAGGAAGGCGCCATTCCGGCCATGCCGGGAGTGGAGTCCGAGGGCGACGCCTCCATGGGCGGGTTCGCGCCAGCGGTCATCGGCGACGCCTGGGGTGAAGAGGGGGAGATGCCCAA from Desulfovibrio sp. carries:
- a CDS encoding TrkA family potassium uptake protein, yielding MHFELETAKLEIGVIGLGKFGLRMATTLVSLGHTVVGIDMSDTQVQRAEDALNSVYKADATNIAVLRSLHVQDLDWVVISVGQSVEQSLSITLNVQELGGPKIWVKASNEEHRKILQRLRVNRALVPEMEAAVMAAHQLTYPGMLDLIPKYGGIAIQELKVDEWHGKTLIDLNLMQRFNIMVLGIRPAGEHSFNFVPPAMTVLQKGDTIVLAGRANSMGDLKP
- a CDS encoding M48 family metallopeptidase, which codes for MPFYTGKSCPKGAVTAIVYRRANLWQPCRMAEKKPASRRFRSPGAPLPACVHMRLADGTNLTARVRVSSRARRTRLSLSPYGHLTITTPEGMPLSLLEQTLPQFLPWLERAWKKRKATAPRQQLPLSIELPLAGLTFAVRTEGDMAAGRLAAARHHETHFSLLARKDAQRLLLVQSSDCLRLFGAVEDASLCVKALRQWCRHMAEALLPAYLTALAQQAGFALEKISVRDQRSRWGSCARTRKGKGKVNGTASGKSQPQRNGRQEAQDATANNASLPVQGRAGRLAAKLFGLFTARAENTGGRQVGLLPVDREYSLAGQQGQPIGRISLNWRAALLPLPLLEHLCWHELCHLRHMDHSPAYRAELARYSPHWPEQEKALNDAWRDLPWWALPGEGEPDPAESEED
- a CDS encoding FlxA-like family protein, with protein sequence MSVTSTSAYGVSGLSDVDEIWSTKSSSAKSASSTASGSSSGDTVSISDTAKALFAEKLGRYTASASDTDEKTKATDSSGVSVEGLSGDAAEESTQSTGGAGGASGVGGGSGGTNTVESIKKQIESLKSQLTSLASHATGGVMDAGINSKINALQAQIAALEAQLAEAQGAA
- the rbr gene encoding rubrerythrin, whose amino-acid sequence is MKSLKGSQTEKNILTAFAGESQARNRYDFFAGVAKKDGFVLVEEIFLETACQEREHAKRLFKFLEGGEVEIQAAYPAGVIAGSEANLLASAHGENYEHTEMYPSMAATAEKEGFAEVAFAMRHIAVAEAYHEKRFLKLASDIKEGRMFLRSKPTVWRCLNCGCLVEGDHAPEMCPACAHPKAYFEELNYCF
- a CDS encoding TolC family outer membrane protein, with translation MKYFIAYLLSFGLLLPAVASAAESAYPPPPAGQVITVEDSVYGVLRSNRALRGMQENRSVLEHETDRAKAGFGPRVDVTGRAGGSVMSDSSTRSRDLDTQMWGLAGVSAQLVQPIWDGFATRSRVRTAKSTLESVKFRVFDTATSMSLEGIISHIDVLRRRKILALAESNVTQHKALVSQAQERANLGADTAADVTQARSRLQRALSSLSESKAALLVAEERYTRLTGLPATGKLAPVTMPPELYQGPDAVFSQAEQSNPKVAAYMQDIRAARGQRELADSAFYPTLNLEAGPNYTDRGGASDRWIYSFDVMGVVRWNIFNSGADLAERRAASARIRQSRQVMYDFIDELKLDIESTWTNYQAAQEQFSHYTKAVEYSKYTRSAYIEQFQIGKRSILDVLDTENELFNSSTQAETARGNILVGAYRLSALSGNLLPQMSINTAPLGQTPPRDAADPREEFAPGWFE
- a CDS encoding type I secretion system permease/ATPase; the encoded protein is MGGGQGEKERTMGPLRPSDVDFMPGLLRSLAVLLRLRGKVVSPQFLMAGLTGNKVTPQACLRAARKAGLSGRIVFRPELDEIPSLVLPCILLLTHDRSCVMTSIRDGKAEVIFPETSEAAQTVQLEDLKQEYSGYTLFAAVEAAPDDRAERLSIAHGKRWFWDVLRYYAPIYRHVALASVVINLIAVGSPLFVMNVYDRVVPNNAIETLWVLAIGIIIIYMFNFLLSSLRTHFVDVAGRNADIVLSSSLVEKVLSMRMDAKPESTGALVNNLREFEQLREFFSSSSLLACIDLPFLVIFLLLTGFIGGPLVFLPIAAMPLMLGLGLLLQQRSRRSAEASYKQNMQKNALLVEIVGGLETLKSCMAESRMQKLWESVVGLSAQSNSEARKYNNLAVTVSMLITQLVTVAMIVWGVYRISEGLMTMGALIGCNILVGRTMAPLLQMASLLTRLQNSHVTLKALDMLMLLPSENQVEKTCMDFGMLRPSFTMESVSFAYPHQERLALERVSLRIEPGERVGIIGPMGSGKSTLSKLLIGLYQPKEGAVKFGDVDIRQIPSTDLRGRIGVLPQDVVLFYGSIRDNIALGDPTINDHLILRAAALAGVTDFLRNNPAGFAAQVGEQGRALSGGQRQAVALARALVRDPEVLLLDEPTSNMDTDSELMLQKRLFSVMQDRTVVLVTHRLSMLRIVERLIVMENGQIKMDGPRDAVLQSLRDRSKQNVAAARHEHGAEARPAAGNA